One Malus domestica chromosome 11, GDT2T_hap1 genomic region harbors:
- the LOC103448291 gene encoding ubiquitin-conjugating enzyme E2 20-like gives MAAVNQDNSLVVAGATAPSNSKQSQPRPKTLDSQSVLKRLQSELMALMMSGDSGISAFPEEDNIFCWKGTIIGSKETVFEGTEYRLSLTFPNDYPFKPPKVKFETVLFHPNVDLVGNICLDILQDKWSSAYDVRTILLSIQSLLGEPNINSPLNAQAAQLWSNQEEYRKMVEKLYKVPKA, from the exons ATGGCTGCTGTGAACCAAGATAACAGTCTTGTAGTGGCCGGAGCCACTGCTCCCTCGAACTCAAAGCAATCTCAGCCTCGCCCCAAGACCCTTGATTCTCAGTCCGTTCTCAAAAG GCTGCAATCTGAGTTGATGGCCTTAATG ATGAGTGGGGATTCCGGGATATCCGCATTCCCCGAGGAAGACAACATTTTCTGCTGGAAAGGGACAATCATTGGAAGCAAAGAGACGGTGTTTGAAGGCACAGAATACAGACTCTCCCTCACCTTTCCCAATGACTATCCATTCAAACCCCCAAAGGTCAAGTTTGAGACTGTCCTCTTTCACCCAAATGTCGATCTTGTCGGCAACATTTGCCTGGATATTCTACAG GATAAATGGTCATCTGCTTATGATGTGAGAACCATACTCTTATCCATCCAGAGTCTTCTTGGAG AACCAAACATCAACTCTCCTTTGAATGCCCAAGCAGCACAATTGTGGAGCAACCAAGAAG AATATAGGAAGATGGTGGAGAAGTTGTACAAAGTTCCAAAGGCTTGA